A single genomic interval of Aureliella helgolandensis harbors:
- a CDS encoding YfbK domain-containing protein, whose translation MSEKNKKSDPLNARPWKEWELTAYALGELDGEAVSQIVAAAQREPKLAAEIAAIRATSDHISQVYQTETPAGMGPERLSTIFSQAATSNAVPAEAAATPLPRKDASRKTAAIRRGVWFGVLGTAASLATALFFSLPQMFSPLALQETAPRSADDASSSPALPRVSSSPVSDAHESLASKLASNEGGTGVEDYAASTGDEVVDEYVPRYEAVESEELDAGTADLARNSTKDSAGLGYGYGGDAMGMGGGGYGGMMGGGGAGGMMGSGGYGLEAATPENAPNPNGIDASGIPGANAGPGGRPVLSKQLYGDKGYMSDDARLSDLTNEDEASKNFSPFFSGSPNEPAMPALGLPQATESEGRRALQRFGWAEIVGRESRLSTGEAKSVPEGFSRYRKQAAGYRRYDPRGGMLGENFPDGNNTDRYQSLTENAFQRVDDAPLSTLSIDVDTASFVKARQLLLEAGRLPPPDAVRIEEFINYFEYEYAGPHGDDPFGADLAVANCPWAPEHKLVRIALQATKVDLAERPKANIVFLLDVSGSMDEPNKLPLVKESIRMLVEQLGENDRVAMVVYAGAAGCVLESTRGDQQEEILGALQKLSAGGSTNGGQGIELAYNLARDHFIPGGINRVVLCTDGDFNVGVTSTNSLVELVEENAKGNTFLTVLGFGMGNTNDAMMEQISNRGNGVYGFVDSRREAHRQMVRQLAGNLMTVAKDVKIQVEFNPTKVQEYRLLGYENRIMAAADFNNDKKDAGEIGAGHRVTALYEIVPIGDATGRQGRGDVDELRYQPKSAGATVVAESTEEASSELLAVKLRYKQPEGNTSKLLMFPLEDQATDWSEVDRDFQWAAAMAEFGMLLRNSPHRGKATWSSLSELSDAAAGVNPDGSRQECLQMIRRASQLSGNNSHPGSFNR comes from the coding sequence ATGTCCGAGAAAAACAAGAAGAGTGATCCACTGAACGCGCGTCCCTGGAAGGAATGGGAGTTGACTGCTTACGCGCTAGGAGAATTGGACGGTGAGGCAGTATCTCAGATCGTAGCAGCGGCCCAACGCGAGCCGAAGCTGGCAGCAGAGATTGCGGCGATTCGGGCTACTTCAGATCATATATCGCAGGTCTACCAAACCGAAACGCCTGCGGGCATGGGGCCGGAACGCTTGTCCACGATCTTCAGCCAGGCCGCTACGTCGAACGCTGTACCGGCGGAAGCGGCGGCAACTCCTCTCCCGCGAAAGGATGCCAGCCGCAAGACGGCTGCAATACGCCGTGGGGTGTGGTTCGGCGTTTTAGGAACTGCTGCTTCTTTGGCTACAGCCCTGTTCTTCTCATTGCCTCAAATGTTTTCACCCTTGGCGTTGCAGGAAACTGCTCCTCGGTCGGCAGACGATGCCAGTTCCTCGCCTGCCTTGCCTCGCGTGTCGAGCTCGCCAGTAAGCGACGCTCATGAATCACTCGCTTCCAAGTTGGCATCGAACGAGGGGGGGACCGGAGTTGAGGACTACGCGGCGAGCACGGGGGACGAGGTCGTTGACGAATACGTCCCGAGGTACGAAGCGGTGGAGAGCGAGGAGCTCGACGCTGGCACCGCAGATCTCGCCCGTAATTCCACAAAAGATTCCGCCGGACTTGGATACGGCTACGGCGGAGATGCAATGGGGATGGGCGGAGGAGGATATGGAGGAATGATGGGTGGTGGGGGAGCTGGGGGAATGATGGGAAGCGGTGGCTATGGACTTGAGGCTGCTACGCCCGAGAACGCTCCGAACCCGAACGGCATCGATGCTTCGGGTATTCCGGGGGCGAATGCTGGACCGGGGGGCAGACCGGTACTTTCAAAACAGCTGTACGGGGACAAGGGCTACATGAGTGACGATGCCCGATTAAGCGATTTGACGAATGAAGATGAGGCGAGCAAGAATTTTTCGCCATTCTTTAGTGGATCGCCGAACGAACCAGCCATGCCGGCTTTGGGATTACCGCAAGCGACTGAATCGGAAGGGCGTCGGGCATTACAGCGTTTTGGGTGGGCAGAAATTGTCGGCAGGGAAAGCCGTTTATCCACAGGGGAAGCCAAGAGCGTCCCAGAAGGTTTTAGCCGCTATCGAAAGCAGGCCGCCGGATACCGTCGATACGATCCGAGAGGAGGAATGCTGGGGGAGAATTTCCCAGACGGTAACAACACTGACCGCTACCAGTCACTGACCGAGAACGCGTTTCAGCGTGTGGACGATGCACCCCTGAGCACTCTCTCTATCGACGTGGATACCGCTTCGTTCGTGAAGGCGCGGCAACTGCTGCTGGAAGCGGGGCGCTTGCCTCCGCCAGACGCGGTGCGCATCGAAGAGTTTATCAACTACTTTGAATACGAGTACGCTGGCCCTCATGGGGACGACCCGTTCGGCGCGGATCTAGCGGTCGCCAATTGCCCTTGGGCACCTGAACACAAGCTCGTGCGAATCGCTCTTCAAGCTACCAAAGTTGATCTGGCCGAACGCCCCAAAGCCAACATCGTGTTTCTGCTCGACGTGTCAGGTTCCATGGACGAACCGAACAAACTTCCTCTCGTCAAGGAATCGATTCGCATGTTGGTCGAACAGCTCGGTGAAAACGATCGGGTGGCTATGGTGGTCTATGCAGGCGCTGCCGGTTGTGTCCTCGAATCGACCCGCGGTGACCAGCAGGAAGAAATCTTGGGTGCCCTGCAGAAGCTCAGTGCCGGAGGATCGACCAACGGTGGGCAGGGGATTGAGTTGGCTTACAACTTGGCTCGCGATCATTTTATTCCTGGTGGAATTAATCGTGTCGTACTGTGCACCGATGGCGACTTCAATGTGGGCGTCACTAGTACCAACTCCCTCGTCGAATTGGTCGAAGAGAATGCCAAGGGAAACACCTTTTTAACGGTGCTCGGATTCGGGATGGGGAATACCAATGACGCCATGATGGAGCAGATTTCCAATCGTGGAAATGGAGTGTACGGTTTCGTCGACTCTCGTCGCGAAGCGCATCGCCAGATGGTCCGTCAACTAGCGGGCAACCTCATGACCGTCGCTAAAGATGTCAAGATTCAAGTCGAGTTTAATCCGACCAAGGTGCAGGAGTACCGTTTGCTGGGTTACGAAAATCGCATCATGGCTGCTGCCGATTTTAATAACGACAAGAAGGATGCAGGGGAGATCGGTGCCGGTCACCGCGTTACCGCACTCTATGAAATTGTTCCGATTGGTGATGCCACTGGGAGACAGGGGCGAGGCGACGTGGATGAATTGCGTTACCAGCCCAAGTCTGCGGGGGCAACGGTTGTCGCAGAGTCCACGGAGGAAGCGTCCAGCGAATTGCTCGCCGTCAAGCTGCGGTACAAACAGCCTGAGGGGAACACCAGCAAACTGTTGATGTTTCCTCTAGAGGATCAGGCAACTGACTGGTCCGAAGTCGACCGTGATTTTCAATGGGCTGCCGCGATGGCCGAGTTCGGTATGTTGCTCCGCAATAGCCCGCACCGTGGCAAAGCGACTTGGTCAAGTCTGAGCGAGTTGTCCGATGCGGCCGCCGGTGTGAATCCGGACGGAAGCCGCCAAGAGTGCTTGCAGATGATCCGTCGTGCATCGCAGCTAAGCGGTAACAACTCCCATCCCGGTTCCTTCAACCGCTAG
- a CDS encoding RNA polymerase sigma factor: MNSNDSTAAPPSDSGPSRVGPCRGGTEATCPPPVWVAQVFGELEVALVAYVRGRLGGNLEGARDVVQEAFVRLCQQDWPEIEPHATAWLYRTCRNRAIDIQRREGRMSTLDSHTDLGSLQDRTARRPDEQMQQGEQLAQVRSRLEQLPDQQQELLRLRLHDGLSYKQIADVTGLTVGNVGYTLHQAISSLRVSLRTD; this comes from the coding sequence ATGAATTCCAACGACTCTACTGCAGCCCCGCCATCGGATTCAGGCCCATCACGGGTGGGTCCCTGCCGGGGAGGTACGGAGGCAACTTGTCCTCCCCCGGTTTGGGTAGCGCAAGTCTTTGGGGAGTTGGAAGTGGCTCTGGTGGCCTATGTGCGAGGACGGCTTGGCGGAAATCTGGAAGGTGCGCGAGACGTGGTTCAAGAGGCGTTCGTAAGGCTCTGCCAACAGGACTGGCCTGAGATCGAGCCGCATGCCACCGCGTGGCTGTATCGAACGTGTCGCAACCGCGCCATCGACATCCAACGACGAGAGGGACGAATGAGCACATTAGATAGTCACACCGACCTTGGGTCGCTTCAGGATCGCACCGCCCGGCGGCCTGATGAGCAGATGCAGCAGGGCGAGCAACTCGCGCAGGTGCGTTCTAGGTTGGAGCAATTGCCCGACCAGCAGCAGGAGCTGCTGCGTCTGCGTCTGCACGATGGCTTGAGCTACAAGCAGATCGCAGACGTTACCGGGCTCACCGTCGGCAACGTTGGCTACACGTTGCATCAGGCCATCTCGTCGCTCCGCGTCAGCCTTCGCACTGACTGA
- a CDS encoding tetratricopeptide repeat protein, with translation MTASHTTRHLYVAAMLLMLAATSSGCRWNSMGQNSMGVRLYEQGRYNEALQQFQSAQAADPSDPDSYYNLASTYHKLGIGQKDAKMIEQSEALYNQCLDLQPNHVDCHRGLAVLLVESGRKDSALKLLNNWSTTNPGLSDAKVELARLNQELGQTQLAERYLDEALAMNPQDPRAWNARGQLREASGDLGQALQNYQQSLALNSLQGDLYQRIASLNVKIAQNTAAGITQNTGAWTAQNPQPGTASPPRY, from the coding sequence ATGACTGCCTCCCATACCACTCGACACCTCTACGTAGCCGCCATGCTCCTGATGCTCGCGGCTACCAGCAGCGGTTGTCGCTGGAATAGCATGGGACAAAACTCGATGGGTGTCCGCCTGTACGAGCAAGGGCGATACAACGAGGCCCTGCAGCAATTTCAGTCAGCGCAAGCGGCCGACCCCAGCGATCCCGATTCCTACTACAACTTGGCCTCAACGTACCACAAGTTGGGGATTGGCCAAAAAGATGCCAAGATGATTGAACAATCCGAGGCACTCTACAACCAATGTTTGGATCTGCAGCCCAATCATGTGGATTGCCATCGTGGCCTGGCTGTACTGTTGGTCGAGTCAGGTCGCAAAGACAGTGCCCTGAAATTGCTCAACAACTGGTCTACCACCAATCCGGGACTGTCCGATGCCAAAGTTGAGCTTGCACGACTCAATCAAGAGCTAGGGCAAACTCAGCTAGCCGAGCGTTATTTGGACGAGGCACTCGCCATGAACCCTCAAGATCCCCGCGCCTGGAATGCGCGTGGGCAACTGCGCGAGGCGTCCGGCGATCTGGGGCAAGCCTTGCAAAACTACCAACAGAGCCTGGCCCTCAACAGCCTGCAAGGCGATCTCTATCAACGCATCGCCAGCTTGAATGTCAAGATTGCCCAGAATACAGCGGCCGGCATCACTCAAAACACCGGCGCGTGGACAGCTCAAAATCCGCAGCCCGGTACCGCTTCTCCCCCACGTTACTAA